In Candidatus Zixiibacteriota bacterium, one genomic interval encodes:
- a CDS encoding 2-phosphosulfolactate phosphatase, translated as MSEFKCHFDWYPEGALRAADRGDIVIIVDVLSFSTSVAYAVSNRAIIIPCSHPNMAEEIAFREKAVISVSRPDVSSKGKYSLSPATFLDIKAGERVILVSPNGARCCLNSNGAYKVIIGGLVNAQAIADYVAEFMKIFEKSVTVIACGEREYGSYDGILRRAEEDYLGAGAIISQLQCGKTNEALLCENCFIERQKDFKTEISNCQSGIELRELGYNKDIKLAIELNCLKVVPVYENGIIISND; from the coding sequence ATGTCCGAATTTAAATGTCATTTTGATTGGTATCCTGAAGGAGCTTTAAGGGCAGCGGACCGAGGAGATATTGTCATTATTGTCGATGTCTTGAGTTTTTCGACATCGGTAGCCTATGCCGTAAGTAACAGAGCGATTATTATTCCATGTTCTCATCCGAATATGGCGGAAGAGATAGCCTTCCGTGAAAAAGCTGTAATTTCTGTTTCGCGTCCGGATGTGTCATCTAAAGGAAAGTACTCTCTCTCACCTGCGACTTTCCTGGATATCAAAGCCGGTGAAAGAGTAATACTGGTTTCTCCCAATGGAGCCAGATGCTGCCTGAATTCAAATGGGGCGTATAAAGTAATCATTGGAGGACTTGTAAACGCTCAGGCGATTGCGGATTATGTTGCCGAATTTATGAAAATATTCGAAAAATCCGTAACGGTGATTGCTTGCGGAGAGCGTGAATATGGAAGTTATGACGGCATTCTTAGACGGGCCGAGGAAGATTATTTGGGGGCGGGAGCCATTATATCACAGTTGCAATGCGGAAAAACTAATGAAGCCTTACTTTGTGAAAATTGTTTTATAGAGCGTCAGAAAGATTTTAAAACCGAAATATCTAATTGTCAAAGCGGAATTGAATTGAGGGAATTGGGATATAATAAAGATATTAAGTTGGCGATTGAGTTAAATTGTCTGAAAGTTGTTCCGGTTTATGAAAATGGAATTATTATTTCAAATGATTAG